One Halalkalicoccus sp. NIPERK01 genomic region harbors:
- a CDS encoding PadR family transcriptional regulator codes for MNVSTKLQRDLLYVIAGHEGATGPALRRTLEAYYRTEIRHDRLSANLDTLREQGFVERVGRADPSYALTDRGRREIDARRAWESKYFDPEKGNDGSVRR; via the coding sequence ATGAACGTATCGACGAAACTCCAACGCGACCTCCTGTACGTGATCGCCGGACACGAGGGGGCGACTGGTCCCGCGCTCAGGCGGACCCTCGAGGCGTACTACCGGACCGAGATCCGCCACGATCGCCTGTCCGCCAACCTGGACACCCTTCGCGAGCAGGGGTTCGTCGAGCGGGTCGGTCGCGCCGACCCGAGCTACGCGCTCACGGACCGCGGGCGCCGCGAGATCGACGCGCGCCGGGCGTGGGAATCGAAGTACTTCGACCCCGAGAAGGGGAACGACGGATCGGTTCGACGCTAA
- a CDS encoding universal stress protein produces MTRRILVPVDDSPRARDALEFVLSEHAGDDIVLLHVLDPITAIYVSEPSVWDDEMIDRRRERAAELLEELRGEAERADGTVTTVIEHGDPSRVIVESARENEIDQIVIGSHGRSGVSRVLLGSVAETVARRSPVPVTIVR; encoded by the coding sequence ATGACACGACGCATCCTGGTTCCGGTGGACGATTCGCCGCGCGCCCGCGACGCGCTGGAGTTCGTGCTCTCGGAACACGCCGGGGACGACATCGTCCTGTTGCACGTCCTCGACCCGATCACCGCGATCTACGTCTCGGAGCCGAGCGTCTGGGACGACGAGATGATCGATCGGCGGCGTGAACGCGCCGCGGAACTGCTCGAGGAGCTTCGGGGAGAGGCGGAACGCGCCGACGGCACCGTGACGACCGTGATCGAACACGGCGACCCGTCCCGCGTGATCGTCGAATCCGCCCGGGAGAACGAGATCGACCAGATCGTGATCGGGAGCCACGGCCGCTCGGGGGTCTCGCGCGTCCTGCTCGGAAGCGTCGCCGAGACCGTCGCACGACGCTCGCCCGTCCCCGTGACGATCGTCCGCTGA
- a CDS encoding FAD-binding oxidoreductase has translation MATGETRVDERTVTELSGHLRGELLGPDDPGYDESRSIWNGMIDRTPDYIARCRGVADVMGAVEFARENDLLVAVKGGGHNIAGKAVCDGGLVIDLSAMDAVRVDPDSRTARVEPGATLADFDHEAQAFGLATPLGINSTTGVAGLTLGGGFGWLTRKYGMTVDNLRSADVVTAEGDLLHASEEENEDLFWGIRGGGGNFGVVTSFEFDLHEVGPEVLCGPIVYRGEDAPEVLRHLRDFNADAPDEASVWGILRGAPPLPFLPEDVHGVGVAIVVAFYAGDMEEGEEVLAPIREFGDPIADAVSPHQYAAFQQAFDPLLTEGARNYWKSHNFHELPDEAIDTAVEYAAALPSPLSEIFFGQVGGAMARVPADATAYPHRDAEYAMNVHTRWEDPADDEKCIAWAREFYDAMAPYATGGVYVNFISEEAGQEELAYGENYDRLVECKNEYDPTNLFRVNQNVEPTA, from the coding sequence ATGGCTACAGGAGAGACGCGCGTAGACGAGCGGACCGTTACCGAACTGAGCGGGCATCTCCGTGGGGAGTTGCTCGGACCGGACGATCCGGGCTACGACGAGAGCCGATCGATCTGGAACGGCATGATCGACAGGACTCCCGACTACATCGCCCGGTGTCGGGGCGTCGCGGACGTGATGGGGGCCGTGGAGTTCGCCCGCGAGAACGACCTGTTGGTCGCCGTCAAGGGCGGTGGCCACAACATCGCCGGCAAGGCGGTCTGTGACGGCGGCCTCGTGATCGACCTCTCGGCGATGGACGCCGTCCGGGTCGATCCGGACTCACGGACCGCCCGCGTCGAACCCGGCGCGACGCTGGCCGATTTCGACCACGAGGCCCAGGCGTTCGGCCTCGCGACGCCGTTGGGCATCAACTCGACGACCGGCGTCGCGGGGCTCACCCTCGGCGGCGGCTTCGGGTGGCTCACCCGCAAGTACGGGATGACGGTCGACAACCTGCGCTCGGCCGACGTCGTCACCGCCGAGGGCGACCTCCTCCACGCGAGCGAGGAGGAAAACGAGGACCTCTTCTGGGGGATACGCGGCGGCGGCGGGAACTTCGGCGTCGTTACCTCCTTCGAGTTCGACCTCCACGAGGTCGGCCCCGAGGTGCTCTGTGGCCCGATCGTCTACCGGGGCGAGGACGCGCCCGAGGTACTGCGACACCTCCGTGATTTCAACGCCGACGCGCCCGACGAAGCGTCCGTCTGGGGCATCCTTCGGGGGGCCCCGCCGCTGCCGTTCCTCCCGGAGGACGTCCACGGGGTCGGCGTGGCCATCGTGGTCGCGTTCTACGCGGGGGATATGGAGGAGGGCGAGGAGGTGCTGGCCCCGATCAGGGAGTTCGGCGATCCGATCGCCGACGCCGTCAGCCCCCACCAGTACGCGGCGTTCCAGCAGGCGTTCGACCCGCTGCTCACCGAGGGGGCCCGCAACTACTGGAAGTCCCACAACTTCCACGAACTCCCGGACGAGGCCATCGACACCGCCGTCGAGTACGCGGCCGCCCTCCCCTCGCCGCTCTCGGAGATCTTCTTCGGGCAGGTCGGCGGCGCGATGGCGCGCGTCCCCGCCGACGCGACCGCCTATCCCCACCGGGACGCCGAGTACGCGATGAACGTCCACACCCGGTGGGAGGACCCCGCGGACGACGAGAAGTGCATCGCGTGGGCCCGCGAGTTCTACGACGCCATGGCGCCGTACGCGACCGGCGGCGTGTACGTGAACTTCATCAGCGAGGAGGCCGGACAGGAGGAACTCGCCTACGGCGAGAACTACGACCGGCTGGTCGAATGCAAGAACGAGTACGACCCGACCAACCTGTTCCGGGTGAACCAGAACGTCGAGCCGACCGCGTGA
- a CDS encoding PadR family transcriptional regulator, translated as MHDLTGFQRDLLYIIAGLDEPHGLALKAELEEYYDSEVHHGRLYPNLDTLVEKGLVEKGHADKRTNIYALTDRGRREIDARREWEARYLPSELTA; from the coding sequence ATGCACGATCTGACAGGCTTCCAGCGTGACCTCCTCTACATCATCGCCGGTCTCGACGAGCCCCACGGACTCGCGCTCAAGGCCGAACTCGAGGAGTACTACGACAGCGAGGTCCACCACGGCCGCCTCTACCCGAACCTCGACACCCTCGTCGAGAAGGGGCTCGTCGAGAAGGGGCACGCGGACAAGCGGACGAACATCTACGCGCTCACGGACCGCGGGCGCCGCGAGATCGACGCCCGCCGCGAGTGGGAGGCGCGCTACCTCCCGTCCGAACTCACAGCCTGA
- a CDS encoding DCC1-like thiol-disulfide oxidoreductase family protein: protein MARATLVYDDDCGFCTWWADFFADRSDVRVVGYEELTPELRERLPDEYENCSHFVTEDGVYSCGASIEEAFTRTGIGRNVRPVAEFLRNFEDYERLRERSYRRVADNRSFWGRLLSKTPPVRRKSNDEG, encoded by the coding sequence ATGGCTCGAGCGACGCTCGTCTACGACGACGACTGCGGCTTCTGTACGTGGTGGGCCGACTTCTTCGCCGACCGATCCGACGTCCGGGTCGTCGGCTACGAGGAACTCACGCCGGAGCTCCGCGAGCGCCTCCCCGACGAGTACGAGAACTGCTCGCACTTCGTCACCGAGGACGGGGTCTACTCGTGTGGCGCGTCGATCGAGGAGGCGTTCACGCGAACCGGGATCGGGCGGAACGTCCGTCCCGTAGCGGAGTTCCTCCGGAACTTCGAGGACTACGAGCGCCTTCGCGAGCGGTCCTACCGGCGGGTCGCGGACAACCGGAGCTTCTGGGGGCGGCTCCTCTCGAAGACGCCGCCGGTCAGGCGGAAGTCGAACGACGAGGGCTGA
- a CDS encoding lipase maturation factor family protein, with the protein MWQGEGFWVARLLFQRALAVIYLLAFLVAARQFRPLAGEDGLLPLDRYVETVSFRDRPSLFHLVPSDRAIGIAAWAGVLLSLAALVGVPYWFPDPYATPASMALWATMWLLYLSFVNAGQTFYGYGWESMLLETGFLAVFLGAGSVAPPVVVIVLLQWVLFRNMFGAGLIKLRGDECWRDLTCMEYHYETQPIPNPASWFAHHRSKAFHRIETFGNHVVELAVPFLYFAPQPVAALAGAATIGFQGWLMVTGNFAWLNALTIVLAISTFGDGVLAAVLPISAPATAATPLYLQVAAILVALLVLTRSVEPVRNMLSRSQVMNTSFDPLHLVNTYGAFGSITRDRYEIVVEGTTDGEPTDETEWREYRFEGKPTDPERRPPQIAPYHLRLDWQMWFAAMSPTPYRSPWFTRLLVRLLEGDAATLSLLAEVPFDDPPTHVRATRYRYRFTTPEERAETGRWWHRERVGSYVDPVSLDDVRDRGRRRGRL; encoded by the coding sequence ATGTGGCAGGGAGAAGGGTTCTGGGTCGCCCGCCTGCTCTTCCAGCGGGCCCTCGCGGTGATCTACCTGCTCGCGTTCCTCGTCGCGGCGAGGCAGTTCCGGCCACTGGCGGGCGAGGACGGCCTGTTACCGCTGGACCGGTACGTCGAGACCGTCTCGTTTCGCGATCGACCGAGCCTCTTCCATCTCGTCCCCAGCGACCGCGCGATCGGGATCGCCGCCTGGGCCGGCGTCCTCCTCTCGCTGGCGGCGCTGGTGGGCGTCCCGTACTGGTTTCCCGACCCCTACGCCACCCCCGCCTCGATGGCGCTGTGGGCGACGATGTGGCTGCTGTACCTCTCGTTCGTGAACGCGGGTCAGACCTTCTACGGCTACGGCTGGGAGTCGATGTTGCTCGAAACCGGCTTTCTCGCGGTCTTCCTCGGCGCCGGGAGCGTCGCCCCGCCGGTGGTCGTGATCGTGTTGCTCCAGTGGGTGCTCTTTCGAAACATGTTCGGGGCCGGCCTCATCAAGCTGCGCGGCGACGAGTGCTGGCGCGACCTGACCTGCATGGAGTACCACTACGAGACCCAGCCGATCCCCAACCCCGCGAGCTGGTTCGCCCACCACCGCTCGAAGGCGTTCCACCGGATCGAGACGTTCGGGAACCACGTGGTCGAACTCGCGGTGCCCTTCCTCTACTTCGCGCCCCAGCCCGTCGCGGCGCTCGCGGGCGCGGCGACGATCGGCTTTCAGGGCTGGCTGATGGTCACCGGCAACTTCGCGTGGCTGAACGCGCTCACGATCGTGCTCGCGATCAGCACGTTCGGCGACGGCGTTCTCGCGGCCGTCCTGCCGATTTCGGCCCCGGCCACCGCCGCGACGCCGCTGTACCTCCAGGTCGCGGCGATCCTCGTCGCGCTCCTCGTCCTCACGCGGAGCGTCGAACCGGTGCGGAACATGCTCTCGCGATCCCAGGTGATGAACACCTCCTTCGACCCGCTCCATCTCGTCAACACCTACGGCGCGTTCGGCTCGATCACGCGGGACCGATACGAGATCGTCGTCGAGGGAACGACCGACGGGGAACCCACCGACGAAACGGAGTGGCGCGAATACAGGTTCGAGGGCAAGCCGACGGATCCCGAACGGCGACCGCCCCAGATCGCCCCCTACCACCTCCGGCTCGACTGGCAGATGTGGTTCGCCGCCATGTCGCCGACGCCGTACCGGAGTCCGTGGTTCACGCGGCTGCTGGTCAGGCTGCTGGAGGGCGATGCGGCCACGCTTTCCCTGCTCGCGGAGGTCCCCTTCGACGACCCGCCGACGCACGTGCGCGCGACCCGGTATCGCTACCGCTTTACGACCCCGGAGGAACGCGCCGAGACCGGCCGGTGGTGGCACCGAGAGCGCGTCGGCAGCTACGTCGATCCCGTCTCCCTCGACGACGTCCGGGATCGGGGGAGGCGACGCGGGCGGCTGTGA
- a CDS encoding polysaccharide deacetylase family protein, with translation MSRNRRTFLATVAALGVAGCTATLPDQIGSDDDGPDEADDGAPPSDADEGSDGELLFDFRDIHEWDLAAGNLSPDREAAVTGEVSARLDGERDPVLRIDRTGLDLDLTDRRLSIVGRVHSPEPSQAVDVIVTDVDGNRMRFRTRFFKTDPETEFMPLDLGIYEWDDTAPDLAAIDTLRIQTRFDENAGGTLWVDSVYLEPMPETPKLMIQWDDGFETQYTNGLPILTEYDIPATTFVNTANLGDGRLTVEQLTEMQEAGWEVGSHLMTHANLRDLSEQEQEAQIRGAKEWLIDNGFEEGAEFFAYTYGSYDRTGYALVEEYHTYAMVGGDPGYGLPRNPIHVGRASHRSLEAAREYVDTLVQWGGVGALFWHEIPAETTLPEFEGIMQYITDRREAGELDVITLSDLAALQGR, from the coding sequence ATGAGTCGAAACCGACGCACGTTTCTCGCTACCGTCGCGGCGCTGGGCGTCGCGGGATGCACTGCGACCCTGCCCGACCAGATCGGCTCCGACGACGACGGGCCCGACGAGGCGGACGACGGAGCGCCCCCGTCCGACGCGGACGAGGGATCCGACGGCGAACTCCTGTTCGATTTCCGGGATATTCACGAGTGGGACCTCGCGGCGGGAAACCTCTCGCCCGACAGGGAGGCCGCCGTCACCGGCGAGGTCTCCGCCCGCCTCGACGGGGAACGCGATCCCGTCCTCAGGATCGACCGGACCGGGCTCGACCTCGACCTCACCGACCGGCGCCTCTCGATCGTCGGCCGGGTCCACTCCCCAGAGCCCTCGCAGGCGGTCGACGTCATCGTCACCGACGTCGACGGGAACCGGATGCGGTTTCGGACCCGCTTTTTCAAGACGGACCCCGAGACGGAGTTCATGCCGCTCGATCTGGGGATCTACGAGTGGGACGACACGGCCCCCGACCTCGCTGCGATAGACACCCTGCGGATCCAGACGCGATTCGACGAGAACGCGGGCGGCACGCTCTGGGTCGACTCGGTCTACCTGGAGCCGATGCCGGAGACCCCGAAGCTCATGATCCAGTGGGACGACGGCTTCGAGACCCAGTACACGAACGGGCTGCCGATACTGACCGAGTACGACATCCCCGCGACGACGTTCGTCAACACCGCCAACCTCGGCGACGGTCGACTGACCGTCGAACAGCTCACGGAGATGCAGGAGGCGGGCTGGGAGGTGGGGAGCCACCTGATGACCCACGCGAACCTCCGTGACCTCTCCGAGCAGGAGCAGGAGGCCCAGATCCGCGGCGCGAAGGAGTGGCTCATCGACAACGGCTTCGAGGAGGGCGCGGAGTTCTTCGCGTACACGTACGGTTCGTACGACCGGACCGGCTACGCGCTGGTCGAGGAGTACCACACCTACGCGATGGTCGGCGGGGACCCCGGGTACGGACTCCCCCGGAACCCGATCCACGTCGGCCGGGCCTCACACCGCTCGCTCGAAGCGGCCCGGGAGTACGTCGACACGCTGGTCCAGTGGGGCGGGGTCGGAGCGCTGTTCTGGCACGAAATCCCCGCCGAGACGACCCTTCCCGAGTTCGAAGGGATCATGCAGTACATCACCGACCGACGGGAGGCCGGCGAACTCGACGTGATCACGCTCTCCGATCTGGCCGCGCTCCAGGGCCGGTAA
- a CDS encoding PadR family transcriptional regulator — protein sequence MHDLTGFQRDLLYVVAGYENPNGLGIKRDLEEYYEQEIHHSRLYPNLDTLADKGLIEKGEQDRRANFYSITKRGCREIEARREWESEQFSEKESGRIDL from the coding sequence ATGCACGATCTGACGGGGTTCCAACGCGATCTGCTGTACGTCGTCGCCGGCTACGAAAACCCCAACGGACTCGGGATAAAGCGGGATCTCGAGGAGTACTACGAACAGGAGATCCACCACAGCCGTCTCTACCCCAACCTCGACACCCTCGCGGACAAGGGGCTCATCGAGAAGGGCGAGCAGGACCGCCGGGCGAACTTCTACTCGATCACGAAACGCGGGTGCCGGGAGATCGAAGCGCGCCGCGAGTGGGAGTCCGAACAGTTCAGCGAGAAGGAGTCGGGACGGATCGACCTCTGA
- a CDS encoding glycosyltransferase produces MTKDTSVLVLANHSDAGRFERHYGPLADVTHGTRLLCLNADARVENAETTVVPTFGHHYLGLFLLSAWALYEGYRGEYDAVVSVSLFPYGCLALALKALYGYPAHLGIIGIDLDHHADAWYGALPRRLFHLFDTLSVPGPTHVEKLHGLGHAPERVCVLTNAVDVETYVPAADEERVYDYVWVGRFSPEKDPLLFVEALAVLDRAGEGFRAAMLGSGRLEGELRDRIEEYGLAGSVDLPGWVDSPIEYYHRSRVFVSTSRRDALPLTLIEAMSSGLACVAPPVGSIPDVVEDGHNAVLLAERDPETVAETLRGLRADPGRTDRLGERATAVRSEFSYASAREDWRRIVGLLVERY; encoded by the coding sequence ATGACCAAGGACACCTCGGTGCTCGTACTCGCCAACCACTCCGATGCGGGCCGGTTCGAGCGCCACTACGGGCCGTTAGCCGACGTGACGCACGGGACGAGACTGCTCTGTCTGAACGCCGACGCGCGCGTCGAGAACGCCGAGACGACCGTCGTGCCGACGTTCGGCCACCACTACCTCGGGCTGTTCCTGCTGTCGGCGTGGGCGCTGTACGAGGGGTATCGCGGCGAGTACGACGCTGTCGTCTCCGTCTCGCTGTTCCCCTACGGCTGTCTCGCGCTGGCGCTGAAGGCGCTCTACGGCTATCCCGCCCACCTCGGGATCATCGGGATCGACCTCGACCACCACGCCGACGCGTGGTACGGGGCGCTCCCGCGGCGACTCTTCCACCTGTTCGATACGCTCTCCGTGCCGGGCCCGACGCACGTCGAGAAGCTCCACGGCCTCGGTCACGCCCCCGAGCGTGTCTGCGTGCTGACCAACGCCGTCGACGTCGAGACGTACGTGCCGGCCGCCGACGAGGAGCGGGTGTACGACTACGTCTGGGTGGGGCGGTTCAGCCCGGAGAAGGACCCCCTGTTGTTCGTGGAGGCGCTCGCGGTGCTGGACCGGGCGGGCGAGGGGTTCCGCGCGGCGATGCTGGGGTCGGGTCGGCTCGAGGGCGAGTTGCGCGACCGGATCGAGGAGTACGGCCTCGCCGGGTCGGTCGACCTGCCCGGCTGGGTCGACTCGCCGATCGAGTACTACCACCGCTCGCGGGTGTTCGTCTCGACCTCGCGGCGGGACGCGCTGCCCCTGACGCTGATCGAGGCGATGTCCTCGGGGCTGGCCTGCGTCGCGCCGCCGGTCGGTTCGATCCCGGACGTCGTCGAGGACGGCCACAACGCGGTGCTGCTCGCCGAACGCGACCCGGAGACCGTCGCCGAGACGCTGCGGGGGCTACGGGCTGATCCGGGGCGAACCGACCGCCTCGGCGAGCGGGCGACGGCGGTCCGCTCGGAGTTCTCGTACGCCAGCGCGCGCGAGGACTGGCGGCGTATCGTCGGCCTACTCGTCGAAAGATATTGA